The Mucilaginibacter defluvii genome contains the following window.
TTTTAGCAGGCGTTATCCTGTCCTCGCCATACAATATCATGGAGTGCGATATATCGATCATCAGCACGGTTGAGGTGAGGGTTTTGTAGTCCATCTCCTCTACTTCCAGATCGCGCTCGGTCATCATAAAATCGCCAATGCCATGATTCACCTGGGCATTGTGGATGCTCTGCGTCATGTCGATCTGATCCAGGCTGTCGCCAAACTCAAACTCACGGCGCTCGGCATTCTTTTCATCGCCCTGGCCCGATTGGGGCGAGCGGTGATTACCCTTGCCTGATTTTTTTAGCTTGCCGAATATCTCCTCTAATGCCGACTGGCGTATACTCTGTTCTGTTTTTGCCGTAATGCTGAATTGCCCGCTGCGGCCGTCCTCGTTCAGGTAGCCGCGATCCTTGAGTTCGTCAATAAAATAACCCATGCCATATTCGTCATTGGTGATTTTATATTGCTTATCCAGCTCGTTCAGCCAGGCCAATGCCTCTTCGGCATCGCCCGAGGTATAGTTGAGCAGCTCAAGGAACAGCTTCAGCAGCTCGTCGAAACCGCCTTTGGGTACCTGCCGGGGGGTAAACTGTGAAAATCCATAACCACGCATAATTGTCCTTTTCCTTGAACTTAAATTAACGGATAATTTTCCTGAAAAGTTTAAGAACCCCGCTTTTGTGGAACAGGAATGACAATGACGCGGCTATTTACCCTCTGATAGCGCCGCGCGTATTGCCCGTATCTGCTCTTTGGTATATTCGGGGTTAGCTCCGCGCCTGGTGGTAACATAAGCACCCACCGCGCAGGCTTTTTCTAATACCTGATCCATCGGCTTCTCCTTTAACAAACCTTTTATAAAGGTTGCCAAAAAGGCGTCGCCTGCACCAACGGTGTCTTCAACCTCTACCTTAAAACCCGGATGTTCGTAAAACTTTTCATCGTGCAACACCATTGCGCCTTTGCCGCCACGGGTCACACATATTGTTTTAACATGATATTTCTTCTTGAATTCGATGATCCGCTCCTGCAAATTCTTGCTATCCTTGGCGCCCACCAGCAAAATGGCTTCTTCCTCGTTCATCTTCACCACATCGGCCTTGGCCGCCAGGTTCTCAATAGTAGCAAGTTCATAGTGTGGGGCACGCAGGTTAACGTCGAATATTTTTAAGGCTTTTGATTCATCAAGTAAAGTACGCAGCGTGTTACGGGTTGTTTTACCGCGCGATGCCAGGCTGCCGTAAACAATGGCCGATACCTTTTTAGCATGCTTACGAATACCCTTTTCAGCCTTGATATTATCCCACGATACCGGCTCGGGTATAACATAGGTGGCTTGGTTATCGGCATCCAACTCAACGGTAACCTCACAGGTTGGCAACTCGTTATCGTATTGTATACAATCGCTGAAAAGGTTATTTTCCTTTAAAAACTGAGTAAGCTCTTTTCCGGATTGATCGCTGCCGATGCGGCTTGCAAACGAAACTTCAACTTTTTGCTGGGCCAGGTGGCGGGCCACGTTCATGGGTGCGCCGCCGGCTTTTTTGCCATCAGCAAAAGTGTCCCACAAAACCTCTCCAAAACAAAGTACATGTTTCTTCATACCATAAACCAATTTGGTACAAAGCTACAAGGTTAATGTGAATTAATTGTTTTATTTTAGAGTATGAAACGTTTTTTGACGCTATTTATACTACTTCTAAGTGTAATTGTTACACATGCGCAGGACAAACAAGCCATATTAAAAGTGATGGATAAGCAGCGCGAAGCCTGGAATAACGGCGATATTGAGGCTTACATGCAAACTTACTGGAAATCAGACTCGTTAATGTTTGTTGGCAAAAGCGGCCCTACCTATGGCTGGCAAAACACCATGGACAATTATAAACGCGGCTACCCGGACAAGGCCGCCATGGGCTTCCTGACCTTTAAAATACTAAAAGTTAACCTGATAGATAAAACCAACGCCTTTGTTTTAGGTGGCTGGAACCTGAAACGCGAGAAAGACGCACCAGGCGGATATTTTACCTTATGGTTCAGGAAAATAAAAGGCGAGTGGCTGATCGTATGCGATCATTCATCATAATATAATGGGACAGTTTCTATTCGAGTTCTTTTTTGGTTTTCTGCTCCGCGATCTATTAGTTGGAAGCGTGCGTTTTATTGGCATATGCGTGCTCTACTTTTTAGGCGCGGTAAGACAATTGTTTCAGCCCGAGAGAAAGTTGTACTCCATCAAAGAATTATGGAACGCCGACTTTAATAAAAAAGACCCGGTTATGATAGGCGCTGAAAAATCAGGGCAGATCATAATCGGGCTATGTATTTTAGGCATTTGCCTGTTTATTCTTTATTGACGGTATTATCTCGGATAACCACCTGCAAGTGCCTTTTCGGCACGTTTAATGGCTACGCCTTCGCGGTATCTGGCATATTTTTCTTTAAAGGCCATTTTTAAAACACTGTCCAGTCCGCCTTTTACAGCCAGGTTATAAACGCTGGCGGCTTTGCGGGTGATTGACGCATCCCAGGCGCGTAGGCTTAGCGAGAACGATCCGTCCAGGTACTTCATCCAGTGCCAGTAGCCGGTTGGCATAAACAGGGTATCGCCATGCTCTAAAAATACTTCCTGCCCTTCAACCCCATCCAAAGCAGGGAATTTGCTGATGTCCGGATTAGCTACATCATAATCCTCCAGCGCGTAGGTAGCATTTGGCAAACAGTATAAACGTTCTTTCCACTTGTTCTCAAACAATATAATATGCTTACGGCCGCCAAAATGGGTATGGAAAATGTGCGGCAGGTCAATATCGTAATGCAAAAAAGTAACCGAGTTTGAGCCACCGAAGAACATGGCCGGCATACTTTCAATAAAACCGCCCATCAAATCCTTGGGCAGCACAATATCATCCAGCAGTTGCGGCGCGTGTTTAAATATATTAAAAAAGAAAATGCGCAGTTCGGTTGGCTGCGATTTGATCAGATCGATATACTCATTAAAAGGCATTACCGCTGCCGAGGTATTGATCGGCTTCGCCGGATCGGCCTTTGAGTTATCATAAAGCGGTACGGTTTTGCTGCCTACGATTTCTTTCATGTATTCAGCTGTCCATTTTTCACGGGCGGGCCAGCTTTTGGTCAAGCCTTTTATCACCAGCGGACGGCGGGCATCAAGATAATTCTTCTTAAAATCGGCGGCCGAAATATGCTCTACCGTATCAACACCTGAAAGTTTGAATCCCATACAATTTACCCGAAAAAATGTTTAGATCGGATTGCATAAAAATACGGCTTTTATATTATCAAATGGTTAATTGGCAAAATTTAATAGTGTTTTGAACTTATAATGACATCGTGGTTACAACTAATTTGTTTAAGAAAACTTAGCCGGCTTTCCTTCAGCTAACGCTTTATTAGCCCTTTTTACCGCCAGTTCTTCCTTCCAGTCCATGTAGCGTTTTTTGAAACGGCCCTTCATAAAGTCGTCAAATTTGCGTTGTACGGTTAAATTATACAGGCTATGCGCTTTGATTGCCCATGATCTATCCCAGGCGCGCAGCGAAATGGAGAACGAACCATCCAGATACTTCATCCAATGCCAGAAGCCGGTAGGCATAAACAGCGTTTCGCCATGCTCCAGTATGGTTTCCTGCCCTTCGATGCCATCCAGCGCCGGGAATTTTTTAAAATCAGGGTTTGAAATATCATAATCTTCCAGCGCGTAGGTAGCAAACGGCATACAATATAAACGCTCGCTCCATTTTTGCTCAAACAACATAATATGCTTTCGCCCGTGAAAATGCGTATGGAAAATATGCGCCAGGTCAATATCGTAATGCAAAAAAGTTATGGAGCCCGCGCCGCCAAAAAACATATTAGGGTATTTATCCAAAAAGCCCCCCATCAGGTCAGACGGTGAGCGGTAATCATCCAGTAACTTAGGCGCGAATTTTATCGGGTCAAATAAAAATATGCGCAGATCAGTAGGCTGCTTTTGTATCAGATCGATATAATCAGCAAACTTCATCTCGGCAGCCGATGCGTTTATAGGCGCTGAAGGATCAGCCTTTGAACTATCGTACAATGGCACGGTTCGGTCGCCTACTACTTCCCTTAAATAGTCAAAAGTCCACTTTTGCAAAGCGGGCCAGGTTTGGGTAGCCTTGCGTATTACCAGGGGTTTACGCGGTATTAAATAGTTGTTAATAAAATCTTCTTTCGTGATCGTATCAACCTTATCAATTTGGGTAAGAATAATGCCCATGTTCACAAATAATTAACATGCAAATTTAATTAATTTACATACAACACTTATCAGCGAAGGTAGTTTTTGACCCATGCCCAACAAAAAAGGGCCGGCAAAAATGCCGGCCCTCTCAACGTTTATATTTGGTTAATTAAGGCATTAATACGGTGTTTACTACGTGGATAATGCCATTGCTTTGGTTAACATCAGCAATGGTTACCCATGATTTTCCACCTTTGGTATCAACCAGGTAAACTTTACCGGCTTCAACTTTAACCGTTAGCTTTTCGCCCTGAACGGTTGTTAACGTTGGGTTGGCTGATTTGGCTTTGGCCATTAAATCCTTGGCGCTCATTTTGCCGGCAACTACGTGGTAAGTTAATATTTTGGTAAGTGTTGCCTTATTTTCAGGTTTTACCAGGTTATCAACCGTACCGGCAGGCAACTTGTTAAATGCCTCGTTGGTTGGCGCGAATACTGTGAAAGGGCCTTTACCTTTTAAGGTTTCAACCAGCCCTGCAGCTTTAACAGCGACAACAAGCGTAGTGTGGTCTTTAGAGTTTACGGCATTGTCAACAATATCCTTAGTTGGGTACATGGCCGCACCACCAACCATTTTAGTTTGGGCGTAAGTTTTTGGCGCAATTGCAATAGCTGCTAATGCAAACGCCGCAATAATTAGTTTTTTCATTTTCATTTATAGATGTTACTAATCCATGTACGCCCTTGCCCGTTAAACTGGATTTAAGCAAGCACCAATAAATTATTAAATAATTGATTATCAAAAATTTATTGCAATTCCTAAACAGAGTAATCGTCAAAAGAATAACTCAGAAGCGATATGATCGGCATAGAGCTTGCCTTGCGGTGTAAGGTATAACGTCCGCTCTTTTTGACTGAGCCATTCCCGTTCAAAAAACTCGGCGGCTCGCGGCAGCAGTTCGTCAGTGGCACCTGCGGCAATCTGGTTCAGTTTGCCAATATCAAGGCCCCACATGGTTCGCAGCGAGGTCATGATGTATTCATTCAGCCGGTCCTTTTCAGTAAGCACCTCGGTTTCGGCAGGTATTGTCCCTAATTCCAGTGATTGTGTGTATTTGGCGTTGTTGGCTACATTCCATTGCCTGGTTTCACCATTAAAAGAGTGTGCGGATGGGCCAATGCCCCGGTATTTAACCCCCCTCCAATAATTGGAGTTATGGCGCGAGTAATGCCCAGGCTTGCAAAAATTTGATATCTCGTACTGCTCAAAGCCCTGCTTTTCCATAGCGTCTATCAGATATGTGAATTGTGCGGCGCTTTGCTGCTCATTCATGGGCGGTTGTTTGTTTTTGCTGATGAAAGATGCCAGCGCGGTTTGCGGCTCCACCGTCATGGAATAAGCAGATACGTGCGGAACATCCAGCCCGAAAACCTTTTCGATATTGTGCTTCCACTTGGTATCGGTAAGTAAAGGATAGCCATAGATCAGGTCGACCGTGATATTTTCAAACCCGGCATCCTGTGCACGCATTACTGATGCTTCGGCCTCCCGGGCTTCATGTGCACGGTTCATCCAAAGCAGGTCATCATCAAAAAAAGATTGTATACCAATGCTAAAGCGGTTAACAGGTGTATGCCGCAAGTCGTTTATCTTGGCTTTATCCAGATCATCGGGGTTAGCTTCTAAGGTAATTTCGGCATTTGAGGCCACGGTATGCAACCTTGTTACGGCATCAAGCAGCATATTAAGCTCGGCACCGCTAAGCAATGATGGGGTGCCACCGCCAAAATAAATGGTTTCAATGGTTTCGCCTTGCAGATAGGTTTTTTGCAGCTCAAGCTCCTTTAGCATGGCCTGCAAAAGCTCATCCTTATATTTTAACGAAGTACTGAAATGAAAATCGCAGTAATGACACGCTTTTTTGCAAAAAGGTATATGTAGATAAATTCCGGCCATGGGATCAATAAAGCGCCAAATTAAATGTGATGTTAATAGAGAGCAGATTACTTAACTAATTTGTAATCTTGAGTATCTGTATACTTATCAGTTATCCACTGACAAACATATCCTTTATCATCCCAAGAAATAACTCTAACAAATATTTGTGATGATGAAGATTTATCATTTTTTTTGAGCACTTGTTCATTGATTAAAACGAAAGTATCCGGCGAAACCCATGTTAAAAACGTCCTTAAATCTACATTTCCTTTGTCGTCAGTGTAATTCATTGAAATTCCGTCCCTAATAAACGTCGTTGACACTCCATTAGTAGATGTAAAATGTCCGGATCTAATATAATTCGGAACAATTACTTTGTTTGCATACGGGCAATTAAACCATGTATCTGAAATATTTTTATTTAAATCGACTGATACCAATTCCCATGTTTGTATTTCATTTAGGATATTTTTATTTGTAGAGTTAGCAAATGTATTTGCAATTTTTGAATTGAAAAGAATACCATCTTTGAAGACATAATCCATCATAACTGACTTGTTGCCGTTAGGATAAACTATCATAACCAACCTGTAATTTTTTTTGTCGAAAAAGTTTGTGATTTCGTACCCAT
Protein-coding sequences here:
- a CDS encoding cupin-like domain-containing protein, whose protein sequence is MGFKLSGVDTVEHISAADFKKNYLDARRPLVIKGLTKSWPAREKWTAEYMKEIVGSKTVPLYDNSKADPAKPINTSAAVMPFNEYIDLIKSQPTELRIFFFNIFKHAPQLLDDIVLPKDLMGGFIESMPAMFFGGSNSVTFLHYDIDLPHIFHTHFGGRKHIILFENKWKERLYCLPNATYALEDYDVANPDISKFPALDGVEGQEVFLEHGDTLFMPTGYWHWMKYLDGSFSLSLRAWDASITRKAASVYNLAVKGGLDSVLKMAFKEKYARYREGVAIKRAEKALAGGYPR
- a CDS encoding cupin-like domain-containing protein, translating into MGIILTQIDKVDTITKEDFINNYLIPRKPLVIRKATQTWPALQKWTFDYLREVVGDRTVPLYDSSKADPSAPINASAAEMKFADYIDLIQKQPTDLRIFLFDPIKFAPKLLDDYRSPSDLMGGFLDKYPNMFFGGAGSITFLHYDIDLAHIFHTHFHGRKHIMLFEQKWSERLYCMPFATYALEDYDISNPDFKKFPALDGIEGQETILEHGETLFMPTGFWHWMKYLDGSFSISLRAWDRSWAIKAHSLYNLTVQRKFDDFMKGRFKKRYMDWKEELAVKRANKALAEGKPAKFS
- a CDS encoding carbohydrate kinase, whose product is MKKHVLCFGEVLWDTFADGKKAGGAPMNVARHLAQQKVEVSFASRIGSDQSGKELTQFLKENNLFSDCIQYDNELPTCEVTVELDADNQATYVIPEPVSWDNIKAEKGIRKHAKKVSAIVYGSLASRGKTTRNTLRTLLDESKALKIFDVNLRAPHYELATIENLAAKADVVKMNEEEAILLVGAKDSKNLQERIIEFKKKYHVKTICVTRGGKGAMVLHDEKFYEHPGFKVEVEDTVGAGDAFLATFIKGLLKEKPMDQVLEKACAVGAYVTTRRGANPEYTKEQIRAIRAALSEGK
- a CDS encoding vWA domain-containing protein, with translation MRGYGFSQFTPRQVPKGGFDELLKLFLELLNYTSGDAEEALAWLNELDKQYKITNDEYGMGYFIDELKDRGYLNEDGRSGQFSITAKTEQSIRQSALEEIFGKLKKSGKGNHRSPQSGQGDEKNAERREFEFGDSLDQIDMTQSIHNAQVNHGIGDFMMTERDLEVEEMDYKTLTSTVLMIDISHSMILYGEDRITPAKKVAMALAELIRTKYPKDTLDIVVFGNDAWPINLQDLPYLQVGPYHTNTYAGLQLATDILRRRKTHNKQIFMITDGKPTCLKEGTRYYKNSIGLDRKVVNKTLNMAAQCKRLKIPITTFMIAKDPYLQQFVRQFTETNGGKAFYSSLNGLGEYIFEDYIRNRRRTVR
- a CDS encoding fasciclin domain-containing protein; this translates as MKKLIIAAFALAAIAIAPKTYAQTKMVGGAAMYPTKDIVDNAVNSKDHTTLVVAVKAAGLVETLKGKGPFTVFAPTNEAFNKLPAGTVDNLVKPENKATLTKILTYHVVAGKMSAKDLMAKAKSANPTLTTVQGEKLTVKVEAGKVYLVDTKGGKSWVTIADVNQSNGIIHVVNTVLMP
- the hemW gene encoding radical SAM family heme chaperone HemW — its product is MAGIYLHIPFCKKACHYCDFHFSTSLKYKDELLQAMLKELELQKTYLQGETIETIYFGGGTPSLLSGAELNMLLDAVTRLHTVASNAEITLEANPDDLDKAKINDLRHTPVNRFSIGIQSFFDDDLLWMNRAHEAREAEASVMRAQDAGFENITVDLIYGYPLLTDTKWKHNIEKVFGLDVPHVSAYSMTVEPQTALASFISKNKQPPMNEQQSAAQFTYLIDAMEKQGFEQYEISNFCKPGHYSRHNSNYWRGVKYRGIGPSAHSFNGETRQWNVANNAKYTQSLELGTIPAETEVLTEKDRLNEYIMTSLRTMWGLDIGKLNQIAAGATDELLPRAAEFFEREWLSQKERTLYLTPQGKLYADHIASELFF
- a CDS encoding YybH family protein, whose translation is MKRFLTLFILLLSVIVTHAQDKQAILKVMDKQREAWNNGDIEAYMQTYWKSDSLMFVGKSGPTYGWQNTMDNYKRGYPDKAAMGFLTFKILKVNLIDKTNAFVLGGWNLKREKDAPGGYFTLWFRKIKGEWLIVCDHSS